A single window of Microcoleus sp. FACHB-831 DNA harbors:
- the nblR gene encoding response regulator transcription factor NblR, with product MSTSILDSNPCVLLVETDESLAQRVSLDLREAGYVTIVASDASSGFHQACELQPAMVVVDRALPGEAGLKLCSQIRNAGSRVPVLLLMSRDTVDDRVACLDAGADDYFLKPYRTEPFLQRVRLYLEPEVGSTEQLRFGDLILDLTSRRAIRNGRTIDLTMKEFELLRFLMSHPREVLTREQILENVWGYDFMGESNVIEVYIRYLRLKIEDEGKKRLIQTVRGVGYVLREA from the coding sequence ATGAGTACAAGTATTCTTGATTCCAACCCCTGCGTACTGCTCGTTGAAACAGACGAATCCCTGGCTCAAAGGGTCAGTCTTGACTTGAGAGAAGCAGGCTATGTAACCATCGTCGCATCAGATGCCAGTAGCGGTTTCCATCAAGCCTGCGAACTTCAGCCTGCTATGGTGGTTGTAGATCGAGCGCTACCCGGAGAAGCAGGGTTGAAGTTGTGCAGCCAGATTAGGAATGCAGGTTCTCGCGTACCAGTGCTATTATTAATGTCCCGCGATACAGTTGACGATCGCGTGGCTTGTCTAGATGCAGGTGCGGATGATTATTTCCTCAAACCCTATCGGACAGAACCGTTTTTGCAGCGGGTGCGCCTCTACCTCGAACCAGAAGTAGGTAGCACCGAGCAATTACGCTTTGGCGACTTGATTTTAGACTTGACTAGCCGCAGAGCAATTCGCAATGGACGAACCATCGACCTAACAATGAAAGAATTTGAATTGTTAAGGTTCTTGATGTCTCATCCCCGTGAAGTATTGACCAGAGAACAAATTCTGGAAAATGTTTGGGGTTACGACTTTATGGGTGAGTCTAATGTGATAGAAGTATATATCCGCTATTTGCGTCTCAAAATTGAAGATGAGGGCAAGAAACGCTTGATTCAAACAGTGCGAGGCGTCGGATATGTTTTACGGGAAGCATAA
- the lpdA gene encoding dihydrolipoyl dehydrogenase, whose protein sequence is MTHGFDYDLAIIGAGVGGHGAALHAVACGLKTAIVEASDMGGTCVNRGCIPSKALLAASGRVRELRNTHHLKALGIEVGSVEFDRQGIANHANNLVSKIRGDLTNSLQRLKVDILRGRGRVASQQKITVTTETGEKTITAKDIIISSGSIPWVPPGIETDGKTVFTSDEALKMDWLPNWVAIIGSGYIGLEFSDIYTALGCEITMIEALDQLMPGFDPDIATLAKRVLIAPRDIETKVGTLAKRVIPGTPVIIELADAKTKEVVDVLEVDACLVATGRIPDTKDLGLESVGVETDRRGFITVDDTMAVLSGGEKVPHLWAIGDATGKMMLAHAASAQGVVAVENICGRQRTVDYHSIPAAAFTHPEISFVGMTEPAAKELGKAEGFEVAASKTYFKGNSKAIAEGEAEGMAKVIYRKDTGEVLGVHIIGLHASDLIQEAANAIANRQSINTLAYIVHAHPTLSEVLDEAYKRALVTH, encoded by the coding sequence GTGACTCACGGATTTGATTACGATTTAGCGATCATCGGTGCTGGCGTGGGCGGACATGGCGCTGCCCTACACGCCGTTGCCTGCGGCTTGAAAACCGCAATTGTAGAAGCATCTGATATGGGCGGGACTTGCGTTAATCGCGGCTGCATTCCCTCAAAAGCCCTCCTAGCGGCATCGGGTAGGGTGCGTGAGTTACGCAACACTCACCATCTCAAAGCACTGGGCATAGAAGTAGGCAGCGTAGAATTTGACAGGCAAGGAATCGCCAATCACGCAAACAACCTCGTCAGCAAAATTCGCGGCGACCTTACCAATAGCCTGCAACGGCTGAAAGTTGATATCCTGCGGGGTAGGGGTAGGGTAGCCAGTCAGCAAAAAATAACAGTTACAACAGAAACCGGAGAAAAAACGATAACGGCTAAAGACATTATCATTTCCTCTGGTTCTATTCCTTGGGTTCCCCCAGGCATTGAAACTGACGGCAAAACTGTCTTTACCAGTGACGAAGCCTTAAAAATGGACTGGTTGCCAAACTGGGTGGCAATTATTGGTAGCGGTTACATAGGTTTGGAATTTTCCGATATCTATACTGCGTTGGGCTGCGAGATCACGATGATTGAAGCCCTAGACCAACTAATGCCCGGTTTCGACCCGGATATTGCTACGCTTGCCAAGCGGGTGCTGATTGCGCCCCGCGACATCGAAACCAAGGTGGGCACGTTGGCTAAAAGAGTAATTCCTGGAACGCCCGTAATAATTGAGCTAGCCGACGCCAAAACTAAAGAAGTAGTAGATGTTCTGGAGGTGGATGCTTGCTTGGTAGCAACTGGTCGCATCCCAGATACTAAGGACTTAGGCCTGGAGTCTGTAGGCGTTGAAACAGATAGACGCGGCTTTATTACCGTCGATGACACGATGGCAGTTCTGTCAGGCGGGGAAAAAGTACCGCACCTGTGGGCAATTGGAGATGCGACGGGGAAAATGATGTTGGCTCATGCGGCGTCTGCACAAGGCGTCGTGGCAGTGGAAAATATCTGCGGGCGTCAGCGTACTGTAGATTATCACAGCATCCCAGCAGCAGCGTTTACTCACCCAGAAATTAGCTTTGTAGGCATGACCGAACCAGCCGCTAAAGAGTTGGGCAAAGCCGAGGGGTTTGAAGTGGCAGCCTCGAAGACTTATTTTAAGGGAAATTCCAAAGCGATCGCCGAAGGTGAAGCCGAAGGTATGGCTAAGGTAATTTATCGCAAAGATACCGGAGAGGTTTTGGGAGTACACATTATAGGATTGCACGCCTCGGATTTGATCCAAGAAGCGGCAAACGCGATCGCCAATCGTCAGTCTATCAACACCTTGGCCTATATAGTTCACGCCCATCCCACCCTATCTGAGGTGCTGGACGAAGCCTATAAACGAGCGTTGGTGACTCACTAA
- a CDS encoding DUF5340 domain-containing protein, producing MEPIPLPSHIHYELLLQLLERQTTFAVSQKPAVREQVHQLIATLRKALAQQKQLEAACDRANLPVDYRWSLNNANSETERDAKNNGNSCLSS from the coding sequence ATGGAGCCAATACCTCTTCCATCTCACATTCACTACGAACTGCTACTCCAACTCTTGGAGCGTCAAACTACTTTCGCCGTTAGTCAAAAACCAGCGGTGCGAGAGCAGGTGCATCAGCTAATCGCTACGCTCCGCAAAGCCTTGGCGCAACAAAAGCAATTGGAAGCCGCTTGCGACCGAGCGAATTTGCCAGTTGATTACCGCTGGTCGCTCAATAACGCTAACTCGGAAACTGAGCGAGATGCTAAGAACAACGGTAACTCGTGTTTAAGCAGTTAA
- the trpC gene encoding indole-3-glycerol phosphate synthase TrpC, whose product MQIRRRSPNPAVSVSYLSYQVPAPDALPRNILEEIVWYKEREVEQMRERVPLIQLQRLVQAAPAPRNFVEALRQGKTKPAVIAEVKKASPSKGTIREDFDPVAIASSYQQGGASCLSVLTDKKFFQGSFENLALIRQSVDLPLLCKEFVIYPYQIYKARSVGADAVLLIAAILEDKDIQYFIKITNALKMTPLIEVHTQSELERVLSLEGFTLIGINNRNLEDFSVDLQTTVDILAASGNQLRDRGILAISESGLHTAHDLSLVSSAGADAVLIGESLVKQPDPGAALAKLSAELSDLSPHTPSGKEV is encoded by the coding sequence ATGCAAATTCGCAGACGTTCACCCAACCCAGCAGTTTCAGTCAGCTACTTAAGCTACCAAGTACCCGCACCTGATGCCTTACCGCGCAATATCTTAGAGGAAATTGTCTGGTACAAAGAAAGAGAAGTTGAGCAGATGCGGGAACGTGTTCCCCTAATACAATTACAGCGCTTAGTCCAGGCTGCACCAGCACCGCGTAACTTTGTGGAAGCCTTGCGCCAAGGAAAGACAAAACCAGCGGTAATTGCTGAAGTCAAAAAGGCGTCTCCTAGCAAAGGGACGATTAGGGAAGATTTCGATCCTGTGGCGATCGCTTCCTCATATCAGCAAGGGGGAGCTAGTTGTTTATCGGTACTGACAGATAAAAAATTCTTTCAAGGTAGCTTTGAAAATTTGGCTCTTATTCGCCAGTCTGTCGATCTGCCCTTGTTATGTAAGGAATTTGTAATTTATCCTTACCAAATTTATAAAGCTCGCAGCGTGGGAGCAGATGCCGTATTGTTGATTGCGGCGATCCTGGAAGATAAAGACATCCAGTATTTTATTAAAATTACCAACGCCTTGAAGATGACGCCACTGATTGAAGTACACACTCAGTCTGAGCTAGAGCGCGTGTTATCCCTCGAAGGCTTTACCCTTATAGGTATAAATAATCGCAACTTGGAAGATTTCTCAGTTGACCTGCAAACAACCGTCGATATTCTGGCGGCTTCGGGAAACCAGTTGCGCGATCGCGGCATATTGGCTATCAGCGAATCAGGGCTGCACACCGCCCATGACCTCAGCCTAGTAAGCTCGGCAGGTGCTGATGCTGTTCTCATTGGCGAGTCATTGGTAAAACAGCCCGATCCCGGAGCTGCGCTAGCCAAGCTGTCCGCGGAACTCAGTGATTTGTCTCCTCACACACCATCTGGGAAGGAAGTATGA
- a CDS encoding PetM family cytochrome b6-f complex subunit 7, producing the protein MSGEMLNAAVLCFTLILVGIGLGFLLLKIQGGENESL; encoded by the coding sequence ATGAGCGGCGAGATGTTAAATGCAGCAGTGTTGTGCTTTACCCTGATTTTAGTGGGTATCGGCTTGGGCTTCTTGTTGCTCAAAATCCAAGGCGGCGAAAACGAGTCCCTCTAG
- a CDS encoding NAD(+) kinase produces the protein MPKAGIIYNEVKPLACRIATELQDKLTASGWEVCMTAAAGGILGYSRPDRPVCHTPIDSLVPPGFDSEMSFAVVLGGDGTVLAAFRQVAPCGIPLLTVNTGHMGFLTETFVNQLPQALEMAIAGEYEIEERAMLNVGLYRDDVLLWEALCLNEMVIHREPLTSMCHFEVAVGHHSPVDIAADGVIISTPTGSTAYSLSAGGPVVTPGVPVLQLVPICPHSLASRSLVFADTEPVTIFPASNDRLIMVVDGNGGCYVLPDDRVRVKRSRYSARFMRLQSPEFFKILREKLGWGLPHIAKPTSVELP, from the coding sequence GTGCCCAAAGCAGGCATTATTTACAATGAAGTCAAACCTTTGGCTTGTCGTATCGCTACAGAGTTGCAAGACAAGCTGACAGCCTCTGGTTGGGAAGTTTGCATGACAGCAGCCGCCGGGGGAATTCTGGGGTATTCTCGCCCGGATCGTCCGGTTTGTCATACTCCCATAGACTCTTTGGTTCCCCCTGGTTTCGATAGTGAGATGAGTTTTGCCGTAGTGTTGGGGGGAGATGGGACGGTATTGGCGGCTTTTCGCCAAGTTGCTCCCTGCGGTATTCCGCTGCTAACGGTGAATACGGGACACATGGGTTTCTTGACGGAGACTTTTGTGAACCAGCTACCGCAAGCGTTGGAAATGGCGATCGCTGGCGAGTATGAAATTGAAGAACGGGCGATGCTCAATGTCGGGCTTTATCGCGACGACGTGCTGCTGTGGGAAGCGCTTTGCCTGAATGAAATGGTGATTCATCGGGAACCGCTGACGAGCATGTGCCATTTTGAAGTAGCCGTAGGGCATCACTCGCCTGTCGATATAGCGGCAGATGGCGTGATTATCTCGACTCCGACTGGTTCTACTGCTTATTCTCTCTCTGCTGGGGGGCCAGTGGTGACGCCGGGAGTCCCGGTGCTACAGTTAGTGCCGATATGTCCGCATTCCTTGGCGTCTAGATCTTTGGTGTTTGCCGATACTGAACCCGTGACCATTTTCCCAGCAAGTAACGATCGCCTGATCATGGTGGTGGATGGAAATGGTGGGTGTTATGTATTGCCGGATGACAGGGTGCGCGTGAAGCGATCGCGCTATTCCGCCCGGTTCATGCGCTTGCAGTCGCCTGAGTTTTTCAAAATTTTGCGAGAAAAATTGGGCTGGGGTTTACCTCACATTGCTAAACCAACATCTGTAGAGTTGCCTTAG
- the pdxA gene encoding 4-hydroxythreonine-4-phosphate dehydrogenase PdxA — MKTQKTFVTQTAVKVTDKQPRPRLAITLGDPAGIGPEVVLKALADPEVIQDCDITVVGSRALLEESYNRLRQQVTTLADPAELAIMDVGWEAEGKFTIGEGNAASGAASFAYMETAIARTLAGEFQGIVTGPIAKSAWKAAGHHYPGQTELLAERAGVERFGMLFVARSPHTGWTLRTLLATTHIPLRQVADALSPQLMTSKLDLLVECLQEDFGIEKATIAIAGLNPHSGEQGQLGREELDWLIPWLEQERQRRPSLQLDGPIPPDTMWVKPGQAWYGRRGAEEPLVETRFIASGTSKPRETQNAADGYLALYHDQGLIPVKLMAFDRAVNTSIGLPFIRTSPDHGTAFDIAGKGIADATSMVAALQFAAELAYRRVAAKTVV; from the coding sequence ATGAAGACTCAGAAAACTTTCGTTACACAAACTGCTGTTAAAGTCACAGACAAACAACCCCGTCCCCGGTTAGCCATTACGCTGGGAGATCCGGCGGGAATTGGGCCAGAGGTGGTGCTGAAGGCACTTGCAGACCCAGAAGTTATCCAAGATTGCGATATAACGGTTGTTGGCAGTCGGGCGCTGTTGGAGGAAAGTTATAACCGATTGCGGCAGCAAGTGACAACTTTGGCAGATCCAGCAGAGTTGGCGATTATGGATGTGGGGTGGGAAGCTGAAGGGAAATTTACTATCGGGGAAGGCAATGCGGCGAGTGGTGCGGCGAGTTTTGCTTATATGGAAACAGCGATCGCTCGAACATTAGCTGGAGAATTTCAAGGAATCGTTACCGGGCCAATTGCTAAGTCTGCTTGGAAGGCGGCGGGACATCATTATCCGGGCCAAACGGAACTTTTAGCGGAACGTGCTGGTGTTGAGCGATTTGGGATGTTGTTTGTAGCGCGATCGCCCCATACTGGCTGGACTCTCCGCACTTTACTAGCCACTACGCATATTCCCTTGCGTCAAGTAGCAGATGCATTGTCACCGCAGTTGATGACATCGAAACTAGATTTGCTGGTGGAGTGCTTGCAAGAAGATTTTGGGATAGAGAAAGCCACAATAGCGATCGCGGGTTTAAATCCCCACAGCGGCGAACAAGGACAACTGGGACGAGAAGAACTAGACTGGTTAATTCCTTGGCTAGAGCAAGAACGTCAGCGGCGTCCCAGCCTGCAACTCGATGGGCCGATTCCGCCAGATACGATGTGGGTTAAGCCGGGACAAGCTTGGTATGGAAGAAGGGGAGCAGAGGAGCCTCTTGTAGAGACGCGATTCATCGCGTCTGGAACTTCAAAGCCGCGAGAAACTCAAAATGCAGCCGATGGGTATCTAGCGCTTTACCACGATCAAGGATTAATTCCAGTAAAACTGATGGCCTTCGACCGTGCGGTTAATACTTCTATCGGTCTGCCTTTTATCCGCACTTCACCAGATCATGGCACGGCGTTTGATATTGCTGGGAAGGGGATTGCAGACGCTACGAGTATGGTAGCAGCCTTGCAGTTTGCGGCTGAGTTGGCATATCGGAGAGTAGCTGCTAAAACGGTGGTGTAA
- a CDS encoding SDR family oxidoreductase, whose product MTLLIVGATGTLGRQVAKRALDEGYQVRCLVRSPMKAAFLKEWGAELVRGDLCNPQTLPAALEGVTAVIDAATSRPTDSLSIKEVDWDGKVALIQACAKAGVERFIFFSLLDAEKYPNVPLMEIKRCTELFLAESGLNYTILRPCGFLQGLIGQYAIPILEGQPVWVTGDTSPIAYMDTQDVAKFAIKALSTPETEKKTFPVVGSRAWGAYEIVRLCERMSGRDSRVSRMPLGLLRTVRRIARFFQWGWNVSDRLAFAEVLATGKPLIAPMDEVYSVFGLNPQETTTLEGYMQEYFSRIMKKLKEIDFEKSKNKKQVKKKMPFTF is encoded by the coding sequence ATGACTTTATTGATTGTCGGTGCTACTGGCACATTAGGAAGGCAGGTCGCGAAGCGGGCTTTGGACGAAGGTTATCAAGTCCGGTGCCTGGTACGCAGCCCGATGAAAGCCGCATTTTTAAAAGAATGGGGTGCTGAACTGGTACGAGGCGACCTATGCAACCCCCAAACCCTGCCCGCAGCCCTCGAAGGTGTCACCGCTGTAATTGATGCAGCAACCTCCCGCCCTACAGACTCACTCAGTATCAAAGAAGTGGACTGGGACGGGAAAGTGGCACTTATTCAAGCCTGCGCTAAGGCTGGAGTTGAGCGTTTTATCTTCTTTTCTCTTCTCGACGCCGAAAAATACCCCAACGTCCCGCTAATGGAAATCAAGCGGTGTACGGAACTTTTCCTAGCAGAATCGGGATTAAACTACACTATTTTGCGACCCTGCGGCTTTTTGCAAGGATTAATAGGTCAGTATGCCATCCCCATTTTGGAAGGACAGCCAGTTTGGGTGACTGGTGACACCTCGCCAATCGCATATATGGACACCCAAGACGTTGCCAAATTTGCCATCAAAGCACTCTCAACGCCAGAAACAGAAAAGAAAACTTTTCCTGTTGTAGGGAGTCGTGCTTGGGGTGCTTATGAAATCGTGCGCTTGTGCGAACGCATGTCTGGGCGGGATTCTCGGGTATCGCGGATGCCATTGGGCTTACTGCGGACAGTGCGCCGAATCGCTAGGTTTTTTCAGTGGGGATGGAATGTGTCGGATAGGCTGGCTTTTGCCGAAGTGTTGGCAACTGGCAAACCCCTGATTGCGCCGATGGATGAAGTTTATAGCGTTTTTGGGCTAAACCCACAAGAAACCACGACGCTAGAAGGCTATATGCAAGAGTACTTCAGTCGAATTATGAAAAAGCTCAAAGAAATAGACTTCGAGAAATCGAAAAATAAAAAACAGGTGAAAAAGAAGATGCCTTTCACGTTTTAA
- a CDS encoding DUF192 domain-containing protein, translated as MLGFLLLGCSSPVSDTDGKTNAQQLPSAASQPSPSPTAQEVENLGQSLPVSATATTAGTKIQLEVAQTPEQQAMGLMYRTSLADDRGMLFVFNPPRPVGFWMKNTLIPLDMVFLRKGVVMDISANVPPCTTDPCPTYGPGKPVDQVIELRAGRAKELGLKVGDRVTIQKLDKNTNLPAR; from the coding sequence ATGTTAGGGTTTTTGCTGCTGGGTTGTTCTTCACCAGTATCAGATACAGATGGCAAAACCAACGCCCAACAGTTACCTAGCGCCGCGTCGCAGCCATCACCTTCACCGACAGCGCAGGAAGTGGAAAACTTGGGTCAAAGTTTGCCCGTTTCAGCCACAGCGACTACGGCTGGCACAAAAATTCAATTGGAAGTCGCACAGACCCCAGAACAACAGGCGATGGGCTTAATGTACAGAACATCTTTAGCGGACGATCGCGGGATGTTGTTTGTATTTAACCCACCCCGACCAGTCGGATTTTGGATGAAGAATACCCTAATCCCCCTGGATATGGTGTTTCTGCGAAAAGGGGTGGTAATGGACATCTCCGCTAACGTCCCTCCCTGCACCACAGACCCTTGCCCTACCTATGGCCCCGGAAAACCAGTTGACCAAGTAATCGAACTGCGCGCAGGGCGGGCAAAAGAACTGGGTTTGAAAGTGGGCGATCGCGTGACAATCCAAAAACTGGATAAAAATACAAATTTACCCGCGCGTTAG
- a CDS encoding DUF2949 domain-containing protein, whose product MAPANYSRFLRFLQEDLAISKASMAIALRHREQDPGPLPMILWQYGLVTLEQLDRIYDWLETA is encoded by the coding sequence ATGGCACCAGCAAACTATTCTCGATTCCTGCGTTTTCTGCAAGAAGATTTGGCCATTTCCAAGGCTTCCATGGCGATCGCTTTGCGACACCGCGAACAAGACCCAGGCCCCTTGCCGATGATTCTTTGGCAATATGGTTTGGTTACACTGGAGCAGTTAGATCGAATCTACGACTGGCTCGAAACGGCTTAA
- a CDS encoding RNA methyltransferase, with translation MLTSVQNSLVKQIRKLHSSKERREQQLFLLEGTHLLEEACAVNYPLVSVCCTPEWRDRHQQLWENVCNRATRAELVSAEVIKAIATTVQPDGVVATAPRITAQSPSLPVQLGLVLETLQDPGNLGTIIRTAAAAGASGLWLSDNSVDLDNPKVLRASAGQWFRLPMAVTGDLVSLVSQCRTAGMQVVATVPSATLTYWQVDLRRPTLILLGNEGAGLSEELEKTADLRVTIPLSPGVESLNVAIAAALMLYEAQRQQSFNP, from the coding sequence GTGTTGACAAGTGTCCAGAATTCTCTGGTAAAGCAAATCCGCAAGTTGCACTCCTCCAAGGAACGGCGGGAACAGCAGTTATTTTTATTGGAAGGGACGCACTTGCTAGAGGAAGCGTGTGCGGTGAATTACCCGCTTGTGAGTGTTTGCTGTACGCCTGAGTGGCGCGATCGCCACCAGCAACTGTGGGAAAACGTCTGCAATCGGGCTACCAGGGCGGAGTTAGTAAGTGCAGAAGTCATTAAGGCGATCGCTACTACTGTACAACCTGATGGCGTCGTCGCAACAGCACCTCGCATTACTGCCCAGTCTCCATCACTGCCAGTTCAGCTAGGGCTGGTTTTGGAAACCTTGCAAGATCCCGGCAACTTGGGTACGATTATTCGCACCGCTGCTGCCGCTGGTGCGTCTGGTTTGTGGCTGAGCGATAATAGTGTAGATTTGGATAATCCCAAGGTGTTGCGGGCGTCAGCGGGACAGTGGTTCCGGCTACCGATGGCAGTCACTGGGGATTTGGTGTCTTTAGTTTCTCAGTGTCGGACGGCGGGGATGCAAGTAGTGGCGACAGTGCCCAGTGCGACTTTAACTTATTGGCAGGTAGATTTGCGGCGTCCAACTTTGATTTTGCTGGGAAATGAAGGCGCAGGACTGTCTGAAGAGCTTGAAAAAACAGCAGATTTACGAGTGACAATACCCCTGAGTCCAGGTGTAGAGTCATTGAACGTAGCGATCGCCGCTGCCTTGATGTTATACGAGGCTCAACGGCAACAGTCTTTTAATCCTTAG
- a CDS encoding alanine--glyoxylate aminotransferase family protein, whose product MDDKLMLMIPGPTPVPERVLHALAKHPIGHRSGDFVKVIAELTENLKWLHQTQNDVLMLTVSGTGAMEAGIINFLSAGDRVLVGCNGKFGDRWAQLSEAFGLNVDKVTAEWGQPLDPEHFREKLEADTNKEIKAVIITHSETSTGVINDLETINRHVKAHGQALIIVDAVTSLGAVNLPIDEWGLDVVASGSQKAYMIPPGLGFVAVSSKAWEAYKTAKLPRFYLDLGKYRKDAAKNTTPFTPPINLMVALQTALQMMKAEGLQNIFSRHQRLMNATRDAVKALGLPLFAPEGAGSPAITAVAPTDVDAEQVRAVMKKRFDIVLAGGQDHLSGKIFRMGHLGFVSDRDILAAVAALEATLRELGYEGFTPGAGVAAAARVFTTN is encoded by the coding sequence ATGGACGACAAGCTAATGCTAATGATTCCCGGCCCTACCCCGGTGCCGGAGAGGGTGCTACACGCTTTGGCAAAGCACCCAATTGGTCACCGCAGCGGTGACTTTGTAAAAGTTATTGCAGAGTTAACTGAAAATTTGAAATGGTTGCACCAGACTCAGAATGATGTGCTGATGCTTACTGTGTCGGGTACGGGTGCGATGGAAGCTGGGATTATTAACTTCCTAAGTGCGGGCGATCGCGTTTTGGTAGGATGTAACGGCAAGTTTGGCGATCGCTGGGCGCAACTGAGCGAAGCCTTTGGCCTTAATGTTGATAAAGTAACAGCGGAGTGGGGTCAACCCCTCGATCCAGAACACTTCCGCGAAAAACTCGAAGCCGACACTAATAAAGAAATCAAAGCCGTCATCATCACCCACAGCGAAACCTCGACTGGGGTAATTAACGACCTGGAAACTATCAATCGCCACGTCAAAGCGCACGGTCAAGCTTTAATTATTGTTGATGCCGTTACTAGCTTGGGTGCAGTAAATCTCCCCATCGACGAGTGGGGTCTAGATGTAGTGGCGTCGGGTTCGCAAAAGGCTTACATGATTCCCCCCGGATTGGGGTTTGTCGCAGTCAGTTCCAAAGCCTGGGAAGCCTACAAAACTGCAAAGCTACCCCGCTTCTACCTGGATTTGGGCAAGTACCGCAAAGATGCTGCCAAAAACACCACCCCGTTTACCCCGCCTATTAACCTGATGGTGGCGCTGCAAACTGCCCTCCAGATGATGAAAGCGGAAGGTTTACAAAACATCTTCAGCCGCCACCAGCGCTTAATGAATGCAACCCGCGATGCTGTTAAGGCACTGGGTTTACCTCTATTTGCGCCTGAGGGTGCTGGGAGTCCGGCGATTACTGCCGTAGCGCCGACTGATGTGGACGCGGAACAAGTGCGTGCGGTGATGAAGAAGCGGTTTGATATCGTTTTGGCTGGTGGACAAGATCACCTGTCCGGTAAAATCTTCCGCATGGGACACTTGGGATTTGTGAGCGATCGCGACATCCTTGCCGCTGTTGCTGCCTTGGAAGCTACCCTCCGCGAGTTGGGATACGAAGGCTTTACTCCCGGTGCTGGTGTTGCTGCTGCTGCTAGAGTTTTTACCACCAACTAG